DNA sequence from the Gouania willdenowi chromosome 21, fGouWil2.1, whole genome shotgun sequence genome:
AGTAGTTTGTCATTGGTATCCTACAGCATGTGAATCTATCAGTATACTTACTTAAGATTAATATTTAGTAGGCTATTGTGGTTTACATTAGGCTACATAAACCTAACAGTCTTAATCATATTGTTGGTATCTTTTAATTTACCAATTCACCAATTGCAGTATAATGCCTAAAAATGAGAGgataagaaaggaaaaagaaagggAAACACAGCAGGCAGCCCAGGGAAGCAGCTATTTGCACTCCTGGATAAAAACATCCACCAGCAGCAAGaaggaagatgaagatgaaaggTCAGAGTCAAGAGTCATGTTCACTGTTTAGGGCATTTAAAAGTAACTTAACAGTAAGAACTGTTCCTCTAATTATACTGAAATATCTTAAATATCTGTCCACATCTTATTTGAACTACACAAAGTGGTTTGGCTGTACTAAATTAGGCATTAAAGTATTTTAGctaattatattatttagtACCAACAAGTTATGTTGGtatatgagagagagagagagagagagagagagagagagagagagagagagagagagagagagagagagagagagagagagagagagggagggagagagagagagagagatatgaGACTGTGGGGCTTACCTGTCCTCGGATACGCTGATCACCCCGTCCTCTTTTGGAAGGATGACTGCCGTGCTAACGACCTCCTGGAAAGCATCGATGGAGCCCAGCAGGTACGGTTTCCGAGCCTGTGGCCGTGGCTGCGCGGTCTCTGTCGCCATGATGGTGCTGCACATTACTCGGGGCTTGTCTCCAGCACCGAAAACCAGAAGCGGTGCCAGTAACCCCCTCCCCAAAAGTCCAAAGATCCCAGGGCTGCAGGTTCACCGTTAGCAAGCTGGCACGGCGTGTTGTGCGTGTATCCGTCAGCTGACAAAAACGTTCACACAAACCCCGCCCACACATGTTCTACATCACGCTAACAATGCAGTTCCGGTTATCACaataaaagttattattattataaatattcaaTAATGCCCATCTGGGCATTACCTATCTGGATATAGCAAAAGGCGCTTTTGAGACTTTTATGAAGGTACTGTAAACGCTGGACCATGTACTAACTGGGAGATCCCGAGCCTCGCATCATGGTTGGGCTGTTGCAGGCTCGCTTGTCACAGTTCTGACCTCAATGCCTAAAAAACTCATGACTATCTCCAAAGCTCAGAGTAAACTATGGTAAACTATGAAGACGTTCCGTTTGGGATAAAGGTAGAGTTTGCATTTGAGCTCATGTCCAgctttgcattattattattattattattattattattattattattattattattattattagtagtagtagtagtagtagtagtagtatttctTGATTTTAGCAATCAAATTTTCCaccttcttttttgttttgttttgttactaAAACTGTTTTTGGTTTGATATAGGCCTATAGTACTCTTTGGTAAAAATGGTTTTGCATACAGTTGGTATGGATAATAAATTCTGacaatataaatgttttatttttaattttcaacaAGTAGCCAATCGGCATGTTTGTCCTGGGTTTGATCGCAATTGGAACTAAGCTTTGAATTCAAAATGAGTTTATATGTCGTAACTGGTGGAGAAAATGgaagtttaaaataaagtgataAATCACTGTGCTATCAGGGtggagaaaaaaattacaaaatcatTGAAACCACAAACTCTATTTCTCAGGCTACTTAAATAATACTTAACGTTGTAGAATATAtacactgaaaatacaaagacgATACAAACAGGACACGTACCATAATAcgttttattctgaaaagcCTTTCAGTGGAGCAAGTGATTACATTAGTACAAAGATGATTACAGTAGTACTAAGAGGGTATCAAGCAGGAGGTGATGAAGCGTCCGCCACTGGGAGTTTCATCTTTTTTTACGGAACATGATTTTGCCAAGAAGTTACATTATGTAAATATGGTTGCACGTCATGTCAAAAGTCATGTGGTATCGAAAAGTAGCTATTTTCATGTCTAAAATGATCTGACAGATCtttattaatgaattattttcaCACACTATTTGTTTGTCCCAAGCCAAAACtgatacacaaacaaaaacatttgggATACATATATACTATTACACAGTGCAATGTTTTGCAGTGATAATTGTGTCAATCATTTGCAGTCACTCTTACGCTTAACCTGTTCTCCTTAATAGAACGTCCTACATTTTGTCATCGTATAGAGAAAAACGAGACCAGCGGAACTATGAAGTAGTTAATGTGCTATCTCGTTTAAATATTCCTCAAGGACATTTCTTTGCCTTCGTCTTTCTTTGTATTCTTCAAGGGGTTGTCTTTAACTGAAGCCCACGCCCTTTGCATAGGATGAAGTGTTATGTAATAAGCCtttccacactgtggaactgcGCATGCACGACCTGGGGGTGGtggtcataggtcgagagggataaaaacgtaaacaagctcgtCCACTCTGTTGATACTTCCTACCTAACagtgttattccagagatcgttagtgttttaatagtgttcatattattaatattacacatattcggactcgagaGGAGCTGTCCAGGGTTTTCCACTGATGCCGATTtcggccgatccgagcacttttaaaaacggatgaaagcagctcagcagcagtgtgGAAGCAAGGCAGTACCCTCGCTTCCACCCCTTGTGAATGAAAAcaccgactacctgggtctccagcgggcggattaggactctacccgggaatgatgcacGTATCCGAGCACTTCAGTAAAACCGACGAGAGAAGCCCAAATcgacagacctcctctgcttccacTCTCCTCTCCCAAGCTTTCAACTtttgattgttatgtattttctgtatttactttattgttgttggtttatttttctgacttgtgtaattgttttaacaattataaagtgttttagcgtttttgaaaagcgcttataaataaaatgtatgattattattattgatgggacaagcaaTATTTccgtgtgaaaaggacagtatgccTTTGAAAGGTAAATTTACAaggtacaccattcactaaccaggtccatgattatttttactaagcaattattttaattcaatttacaaatttgaaagaagtgcacaagatgcacagGTCGATGAGTGAATTGGAGTTACGCCGTcagctgaaacagtttgaaaatcaGGAAAACAGAATATTCAGCtagtgtgcagcattagctttagcagcgaACTCTGTCTTTCTGCCTCGGAGACTGATACTACGTctacgcaaaaaaaaaatgttttcaatgaaTCAACGCTCAAATgggaaaaataacataattctCTGTAAGACTCGCTTCCTACGTCGTCAGCCAgggcgagtttatccctcttgaacTTTGACTTaatgcggaagtactgaaccaGTGCGAGATTGTGAATAAGCTTTCAGGACAAATGCGAAGCGGGTCCTGGCCTATATCCCCGCTAATAATGCGTCAATGCTCCATGAAATGAGTGCATCGCCACATATGTAGCATTCTTTGACGTACACATGGTAACTAAGAATTTTTCCCTCAAGCATTCTTGCCTCGTTGGACATAACGCATGCTCAGAAGCAGCTCTGCTTTAGCTTTTTTTGGATATGGTAATGAGTGGCTCAGAGCGGCCAATGGAAATCATTGGAACTGGCATGTGATCATCAGGAACCACTCAGGAGGCGGGGCGAGACGGGAGCCTTTGTTTAAAACCAGCGGACTGGCCAGAGCGAATTTATAGGGAGAAGCAGGGACTCCGTGTGAGGCGTTATTTTGTTACTATGAAACTTAAaaatatttaccatttagtgTAAAAATTACTGAAATTCCTTCTGAATCAATAAGCAGCCCCCGGAAGTTAAGGTTTTAGGCTTAGTTGGCCCGCAGGGGGCCTTAATACTCACTATTCTTACACTTTTTTGAAAGAATGTGTGAGACAGACAGTTAGCCGGCTAGGCTAGCTCGCTAGCTAGCTGAGAGGTGCCACAGGCGTTAGGAGAACAAAAGATTTTTGAGGACGGTTGTACTGACACCAAGTCAATGTAGAACGTGTCACTGCCACTACAATGCCCGTTTTACTTTTTCTGATAGACACGTCCGCTTCCATGAACCAGCGCACCCATCTGGGCATTACCTATCTGGATATAGCAAAAGGCGCTATTGAGACTTTTATGAAGGTACTGTAAACGCTGGACGGTATACTAACTGGGAGATCCCGAGCCTCGCATCGTGGTTGGGCTGTTGCAGGCTCGCTTGTCACAGTTCTGACCTCAATGCCTAAAAAACTCTCTACTATCTCCacagctcagagggagagatcCGGCCAGCCGAGGGGACCGGTACAtgttggtaaactatgaagacGTTCCGTTTGGGATAAAGGTAGAGTTTGCATTTGAGCTCATGTCCAGCTTTGCATTGCGCAGACTGCCTTGTCCTGTCATCGCTTCCCACCACGCCGTGATCATACATCAATTGTATTGAAGGAAATCTTCCAGAGGAGATACTATACCCCTTTTAAAACATGGCCGACATTTTGTTTTAGTGAAAGCAGCAAGGAACTCTGGGTGTTATTTATACAGCGAAGTGATACCAAAGGGGAGGAGGAAGAACAGCACTGACAGAGCAGCCTACTTGTTTAGACCAAATTCAAACATGAAAACTAAAAAAGTGATTTCAAGCTGCTTAACTGGCCTGTTTGACGCTGTCAAGTATTTAGTTTATCATTAAGGGTCTTGTCTACAAAAAAGTGCAATATTCACATAATTAATGAAATTCTTAAAGATTGTTGTAGGTAAAGATAGTATTCTAAagctctctttaaaaaaaatggagaaaaagtcaaataaaCTGCAGTTATGTTTATTCAGTGGATATGTCACAAcacaacttttttcagacttttatttgtttatataaaATGATAATGTTTTGTGTTCTGCATCAGATGTTGCAGGGCCTCTCACCATGGGGCACTAGAGATTAGATTTTAAGTATATGGACATGAGGAGTCTGCGTTGATATTCACATTCTTTAAGAGGTCGTGTTGCCTCTTTATGACATGGATCACTTGGAAGTTATAGCCCTGACATTTACCTGTTCACAtctgtcattattatttattctaattAGTGTGGTTAATCTGCATTATTGAGAACATTTACAGATCTATCTAACATAGGTCAGGCCAGACTCTAATGGTTTCTGTAGAAATTACCTTACAGCTTTGGGTGTTCATCAGATTTGACACAACTAGATAGAATGATATCAGTGTTTAGACATTTAATGAAAACAGTTAAATCTGACCATTCATACCTTTGGAGGTGTGCTACATCTTTAGCCACAGCTCATAGAGGCATAGCTAGAAGTCTGCACATTAAGACCCTGCTGACCACTATCAAATGTATTCATGCATTTGAGTCATTGTTGGAGGAGGAATGTTTCTGTTCAAGCAGTCcaaaaacaggactttttgAAGATTAAACCTGATCCAAGCTTATGAGACCTGTTATGTCAAATTATTTTCAGTCAGACACTATTAACATGTGCTATGGACATGTACACATTTTATAAAACAGCAACTTGAGTACAAAATTATATGATTACTGCTTTATTTTTGCTCTGAAAAGGCTGGATGGAAGGAGAGCCACGCCACCTTCATGACAGAACTGAGGAACCTCCAAGCAACTGGACTCACAACTATTGGCCAGTCCTTGAGGACCGCTTTTGATTTACTCAATCTCAATAGATTAGTGACTGGCATAGACAACTATGGACAGGTATGTAGTCATTGAACAGGCAGGGAAGGTAGTCAGCTGACTAAAGTGCAATTAAAAGTGTCATGTCCCCTCCACATACCCCACCCTCCAAACCCCAGTGCTCATCTTCCCCCAGTCTTACAAGCATCAACCACATGCATACTTTGGAGCCCAAACATCCTCTGTcacatgacacaaaaataccagTGCACAAGGTATTACAGGCTACAGCTTAAATTTTCCACATCAGTAGCTAGTATTGTTAATCACTGAGAACTAATTTGTCTCTGCTCTGTAATATCtcatatgtttattttaaattgggTTGGTCCTTTAGCAAAGTGGAACAAATAACAACTCAAGATTTCAGCCTGCAAGACAattgtttaataaatgtgtcctattcttttttcattggtaTTTTAAGGAGGTTGGCATTCGTTGCGTTATTTCACAACCACCCATTTTTACTCCCATCCACTATCCTTTTATCAGTCCTGTGGATTTTAAACATCTAATTACGGGTCTCAATGTACTGTTGTTTTTTAGAGATACCCATCTATAATCAATGCAATGTAGCCCAGTATGTGTTATTTAATTACTTGTGGCccgtactacaaagctggataaatatatcTTGGATAACTCTCAGTTAGCAGGCTTCACgtaaccaaacattctcaatccctgagcagctgtactacgattAAGCAATATCACAAGAGAGGAAGCTCTGTTTTGctaaatatcagcactggtgtgattggCCGCACATAATCACACCGGAGCTGATATTCAGCATGACCTCGAGTGTGAAATTGCTATTAATACAACAGTTCTTCAAGCGCGTTTTATTAGTCAACAGTGTTACGTGACaagatatttgattatttaatcatttatttggctCCACCAACACATAGTTTTGCAACTGGAAGGGAGACAAGGCTGTTGTCAGGCATCACTTAAACTTTTCCTACTCTGTCTGCATATTTCCGCTACTTTGTATCATTTTATATTAATGCGCCTGGTTTGAGCTGATGTATCGAGGCCTATTTCTATTTCTCTGCGTCTAATGTCCataatttatattaaatgttatttgtgTGATTTATGTCCATCTTTGCTATAGAAAAGTTTGCCACAATCTAAGATATAATTATTAGAATGTCTTTACAGCCGGATAACgtctaaaaactaaataaaaaatatcacagTGCTGTTATTCTATATTGCCACTCCTAAAATTTTtgttgtccaatcaaattacttgttcagaactaactgttgtataaagCTAACTTAAGTCACGTGATTCCCACCTGGCTGCGTGCTCATTttcacccccaatttccactggatgcatcTCCGCTGCGTtgcgtcaccggagctgataggtttccactttagtctatgtgttaatttgcaccgggtccgctgcggtgcgtctGCTCCTTCTCagctgcggtagtccggtgccctccgccagatatacgcagggcttctatttctggcgtacactggagcacgacgcatcaatcaacacagagcaatgaagctaaacaggaaattaagcatgtattccgcaataaaatactgggttacttttcaaaataaaacacttcagattatatttcaagtaaatacatcaccaaaacgtcataatgtgtaaaaacaaattcacattcactatattgtttcctctcatactgtaactgcactgtatttgtactttgatttagttcatattTTAATGGTGCAactttatctcttctctgttggctgttgctaaaaaatgtggccatgacaaatccagagtccaaccttcttctacttcttcgttaggaacactgacctgtttatctgtttattgttgtgtttataacacatacatttaactgtgtTGTCacgcaattatataaatattgtgagaactgctctgtctcgtgacatcacagtcgttcaactggagtgcaccgtggcgcactcaaaacacAACCGGTgtggattaccggacggcggacagtgAGGCAAAACCGgctcggtgccgtggcgcagcgaaGATGTATTCAGTGGAAACCCCTAGTTagtgtctgaccaatcacaaacacggagAAACTGTGCAGAGCAGACTACGTTACGTACTATAGAGGAATAGACAATTATTTCTTAAAAGATGAAGAATTATAATCCAGGTGCTGcagcaaaagcaggaaggaagggtTGCAGGCAgagaaataaaactgattttataCGTGGATACAGAGAGCGCCCgacacacacagcctcaatcAGCTGATAAATATAGACCAGTCCATCAGATGAAAATCTATACCATTTCTTATAGGATGTCATCGGGTAAATTAAAGAATTGCAGctattcattcttttttttttttttcgaaacacatctgtcagatctgcaccaacaaGGATCTTCTAAGAATGGACAGGTTATTTCCCAAAAGTACTGATTGGTCAGGAAGCAGTGCTTTTATATCCGCTCAGATCTTATTCACATCTTAACCTGGTCCGAACCAGGTTAGCCATTCATTGTAAATGACCATTATTATTTACCCCATTAAGAAGTTATCAGCTTTGTTGTACATGCCCTGGATGTTTAGTGCTTACATTATAACTTAAAAGTCAGTTTTTAGAGGCTGCTTAGTTGTATTATCTTGTTTTTCTGCAGTACTCCCTTGAAAAATAGGTTTTATACCTCAATGGGACTTTTCCTcgataaataaaggttaaataaaaaatctgggaTTAAATGTACTACTTAGTCTGTCTACGTTGACAATATTTGACTACACCGTTTTAATGTATTCATACAGTATTAtggagagagagaaacaaaaacatatctTTCCAAATATTCTTTTTAATTTGgtgttcaagtttttttttatttacagtatgtccTAAGACAACAACCATAATTtggtagaaagaaaaaaagccaaaatgatCTAATCCCTGCATTTATTCCCCTACCTTATAACCACAATTAAAGAGGTGAAAAagttagttctgctttaaataccagtattttttgttgttcctgCTACCAAACCCTTTTAGCTGCTGCCAAGGTTTAATTTGTCCTGGCTCTGTTACTTTTAAATTGTTATTGATGTTATTACATGGGCTGCTTAGTAACTTAAATGTCAGCAATGCATGAAGATTGTGGGCTCTGGTTTTCTCTCGCAGTCAATATGGATGTGCTCAACTTGTGGGTCAGAGGGGTCTGTATCTAACTGCCATATCCAGTTACTTTCCTCAAAATTTAAGATTTTAATGGGAAAATCCACACTTCAGCTGCATGCCTGTATGTTGGGCTGCTTTGAATTGACTAATTGCATTCATGCATGTCTGTTTTCTTATGCATACAAGGCTGAGGTGAGGGGATCCGTCTCCTCAAAATGCATTGTGGAAAATCATTATGTATAGAGCCTTTCACTTCATTATCCACTTGAAATCACAGACTGTACGTGACAAGCCAAAATGCATTTATAGAGTTATGTATTTTAAGTAGTTAATTTCCCAGCAACAACCTATGCCATATCTGCTTATGTGATTAACGGTAATATTGtatatgtatactacaccatatttTTGGAATGTTTTCTTTAGTTTGTTTCGTTGCTTGTTAAAGGGgggtatcattttttttttttttttttttcttttttttttttcaggcttatagtaccattctatagcatactcaaataactatgttacccatttttttgggggaaaatgcagcaaatatataaaaaaaaaaacttgtaaaataaataaataaatttcccTCTAGCACACGGTTCATGACGCTTCGATTTTgcctgtctctttaagaaactccaagcttgtctgacGCACCCATGAACACTTCCCCTTCAGTACGCATACAAACATGCAtggattttgtttacttttgtttttctgtgtgctatatttggctactttctacattttgAATGGTTATgaaagtgaggaatgctaacatACGGTCAGAGGAGAAGTGATCTCTCCCTAGCTACtggctctctctctcacacgcgcgcacacacacacacacacacacacacacacccgcttACC
Encoded proteins:
- the ints6 gene encoding integrator complex subunit 6 isoform X4, producing the protein MPVLLFLIDTSASMNQRTHLGITYLDIAKGAIETFMKLRGRDPASRGDRYMLVNYEDVPFGIKAGWKESHATFMTELRNLQATGLTTIGQSLRTAFDLLNLNRLVTGIDNYGQGRNPFFLEPAIIIAITDGNKLTSSGGVQDELHLPLTTPLPGSELTKEPFRWDQRLFALVLRIPGNASVEPEPLVGVPLDDSPITPMCEVTGGLRSGGAESADAHVCSDYFV